TGCGCGCAACCCCAAGCCGAAGCCGATGAACCTGTGGCGCAAGCTCAAGATCCGCAAGCGCATCGGCTACTGGGGACCCGCCTGAGGGCTGACTTCCGGGTGTCATCGCCACCGGCCACACTCCGGCAACGGATCCAAGCGGGGATGGGGATGAAGATCTCGGTCATTGCCAGCACCTACAACGCGGAGGCCTGGCTGGAGAAGGTGCTGGTGGGCTATCGCCACCAGACCTGGCCTTCTTTCGAGCTGATCGTCGCCGACGACGGTTCGCGTCCCGAGACGCGCGCGCTGATCGAACGCCACGCGACGGACTTTCCGGTACCGCTGCGGCACGTCTGGCACGAGGACGACGGCTACCGCAGGCAGGAGATCCTCAACCGGGCGATCCCGCTCGCCGCCCACGACTACATCGTGTTCACCGATGGCGACTGCATCCCGCGGCGGGACTTCGTGGAAGTGCACGCACGGCATGCCGCACCGGGGCGTTTCCTTTCGGGCGGCTACTGCAAACTGGACATGGGCGCCAGCCAGGCCATCGGCGCGGACGACATCCGCAGCGGCCGCTGCTTCGAGCTTCGATGGCTGCGCGCGCACGGACGGCAGGGTCTCTCCAATCGCATGAAGCTGGGCGCCGGCCGCACGGCCGCGCCGGTGCTGGATGCGGTCACGACCGCGCGGGCGAGCTTCAACAACTGCAACTCGTCCGCGTGGAAGGCCGACCTGCTCGCCATCAACGGCTACGACGAGCGCATGAAGTACGGCGGGCCCGACCGCGAACTGGGCGAGCGGCTGGAAAACGCCGGCATCCGTGGCAAGCAGATCCGGCATCGCGCGGTATGCGTGCACCTGGATCACGCACGGGGCTACAGGACCGACGAGTCGATCCGCCGCAACCTGGCGATCCGCGCCGAGACGCGCGCGCGCAGGATCACCTGGACGCCGCACGGCATCCGCAAGACGTCCGCCTAGGCGCGACCCAGGCGGTGAAGCGTGCGGTACTTCCGCACCACCGCGCGCGCGTGGCTCGCATGGAACTGCCATCCCTGGCGTCCGTCGCGCCAGGCCGCCCGCAACAGATACATCTTCAGCCAGTACGCTGCCGCGTGCGTCCATGGGCTCCATGGGGGGCAATGCCGGCCGTCCGCATGGCGTTGCTCGGCCCAGAGCTGCGCATAGCGATCGTTCTTGGTCCGGTGCGCGACCAGCGAGCGTGCGGTGTCGTGCTCGATCGTTGCGGTGCAGTCGGCGACGCGACGCCCCGCCAGGTCGGGCTTCTCGTGCACGCGCATCGGCAGGAAGCGATGGCTCGGGCGGACCAGGCGCGCCATGCATTCGTGCCCATGGAGCTTGCGGCCGAGGAACCAGTTCTCGCGGCGCAGGCGCCAGGCATCGGCCTGTTCGACGCGACCCTCGGCGAACAAGGCGCGGAGGACGTCCGCGGCGCCGTCGGCGAGCCACTCGTCGGCATCCAGCAGGAGCAGCCAGGGCTGCGTGGCCAGCGCGATGGCGGCGTTCTTCTGCGCGCCGAAGCCCAGCCAGTCCTGGTGTTCGACACGCGCGCCCAGCGACGTCGCGAGCGCCACGGTGCCGTCTTCGGAACCGCAGTCCAGCACCACGATCTCGGCGCACACGCCCTGCATCGACCGCAGGCAGCGGCCGATGCGGTCGGCCTCGTTCTTGCTGATGACCACGCCGGAAAGCGGAAGCGGAGCGTTCATGCGTCAACGGTGGGCGGAGGGAAGGAGTGTCCCCCGCCGACATGACAGGCGTGCGGTGGCTACC
This genomic stretch from Pseudoxanthomonas sp. CF385 harbors:
- a CDS encoding glycosyltransferase family 2 protein, whose amino-acid sequence is MKISVIASTYNAEAWLEKVLVGYRHQTWPSFELIVADDGSRPETRALIERHATDFPVPLRHVWHEDDGYRRQEILNRAIPLAAHDYIVFTDGDCIPRRDFVEVHARHAAPGRFLSGGYCKLDMGASQAIGADDIRSGRCFELRWLRAHGRQGLSNRMKLGAGRTAAPVLDAVTTARASFNNCNSSAWKADLLAINGYDERMKYGGPDRELGERLENAGIRGKQIRHRAVCVHLDHARGYRTDESIRRNLAIRAETRARRITWTPHGIRKTSA
- a CDS encoding glycosyltransferase family 2 protein codes for the protein MNAPLPLSGVVISKNEADRIGRCLRSMQGVCAEIVVLDCGSEDGTVALATSLGARVEHQDWLGFGAQKNAAIALATQPWLLLLDADEWLADGAADVLRALFAEGRVEQADAWRLRRENWFLGRKLHGHECMARLVRPSHRFLPMRVHEKPDLAGRRVADCTATIEHDTARSLVAHRTKNDRYAQLWAEQRHADGRHCPPWSPWTHAAAYWLKMYLLRAAWRDGRQGWQFHASHARAVVRKYRTLHRLGRA